Below is a genomic region from Verrucomicrobiia bacterium.
AAGAGAAAAACGTCATCATCGAGGAAATCAAAGACATCGAGGATTCCCCCGGGGACTGGGTGCATGATTTGTTTGCCGAAAAAATCTGGAAAGACCATCCTTTGGGGCGGCCCATCATCGGCCGGAAAGAAAAGATAAAAAGTTTCGACCGGCAAAAAGTTCTTTCGTATCTCTCCTCCAAATATCTTGCGGAGCAAATCGTGGTGGCGGCCTCCGGCAATGTTTCGCATGCCAAACTTGTTGCGCTGGCTAAATCAAAACTCAATTTTCCCTCCGCCAACGGCGTTTCCCCTTTATCCCGCACGGCCCCCTCCGTGGCCGGGGAACGGGGAGCGACTTCAAAGGATACCTCTCAGGCGCATATCTGCCTCGGCTTCCCGTCCGACTCCTTCAAGGCAAAGGAGCGCTACGCTTCGCTCGTTTTGAACACGATATTGGGCGGGGGGATGAGTTCCCGGCTTTTTCAAAAAGTGCGGGAGGAGAAGGCGCTGGCTTACAGCATCTACTCCTACCATGATTTTTACGAGGACGCGGGGATTTTGGGGTTTTATCTGGCGACTTCCCCGGAGCAGGCGGCGCCGGCGACGGAGCTGGTTTTGGACGAGCTGGCGCGAATCAAGAAGGAAAAACTGCCCCGCCGGGAGTTTGAGTCCGCCAAGGAGCAATTGAAGGGGAATCTGGTTTTGGGGCTGGAGTCCACCTCCAGCCGGATGAACCGGCTGGGGCGAAACGAGATTATTTTGGGGGAATATATTTCCCTCAAACAGGCGCTTTCGGCCATCGACGCGGTGAAGCCGGCGCAGGTGGTTGATAAAGCCAACCGGCTTTTTTTTGAAAAACAGCTTTCGGCCGCCTTTCTGGGTTCTTTCGGGCCGGAGATATTGAACAAAATCAACTGGGGTAAGGTTTAGCTTCTTAATGCCGCCGCGCGCCTACATTTCTGATTTGGTAAAATTCGTCGGCAGTGAAGTAGAGGTGGCGGGGTGGCTCTACAACAAGCGCTCTTCCGGGAAAATCCATTTTCTTTTAATCCGGGACGGCACGGGGCTTGCGCAAGGCGTTCTGGTCAAAGCCGAGGTGCCGGAGGAGATTTTCAAACTGGGGGAGAAAATCACCCAAGAGTCCTCGCTTGTCGCCACCGGTAAAGTCCGGGCCGACAGCCGGGCGCCGGGGGGGTATGAGCTATCGCTTTCCGGACTGAAACTCGTCCAATTGGCGGAAGATTATCCGATTACTCCCAAGGAGCACGGGACGGCGTTTTTGATGGAGCACCGGCATTTATGGCTGCGCTCTTCGCGGCAGCATGCCATCCTCAAGGTACGCGACCAAATTATCTGGGCCATCCGGGAATTTTTTCGCAAAAACGGGTTTGTTCTCATCGACACCCCCATCCTTACGGGTTCGGCGGCGGAGGGGGCTTCCACCCTTTTTGAGACGGAATACTTTGATTTGGGAAAAGCGTATCTGGCGCAGACGGGACAGCTCTATCTTGAGGCAGCCTGTATGTCCTTTGGCAAGGTTTATTGCTTTGGTCCCACCTTCCGGGCGGAGAAATCAAAAACCCGGCGGCATTTGACCGAGTTCTGGATGGTGGAACCGGAG
It encodes:
- a CDS encoding pitrilysin family protein — encoded protein: MGNAVYKKTVLPSGLRVVTEELPGVRSIAIGIWVNAGSRDERPEENGISHFIEHMAFKGTRKRTAAQIAHELESVGGSLNAFTSREQTCYYARILDRHLDRAMDVLADILSNSRFDPQELEKEKNVIIEEIKDIEDSPGDWVHDLFAEKIWKDHPLGRPIIGRKEKIKSFDRQKVLSYLSSKYLAEQIVVAASGNVSHAKLVALAKSKLNFPSANGVSPLSRTAPSVAGERGATSKDTSQAHICLGFPSDSFKAKERYASLVLNTILGGGMSSRLFQKVREEKALAYSIYSYHDFYEDAGILGFYLATSPEQAAPATELVLDELARIKKEKLPRREFESAKEQLKGNLVLGLESTSSRMNRLGRNEIILGEYISLKQALSAIDAVKPAQVVDKANRLFFEKQLSAAFLGSFGPEILNKINWGKV
- the asnS gene encoding asparagine--tRNA ligase, which encodes MPPRAYISDLVKFVGSEVEVAGWLYNKRSSGKIHFLLIRDGTGLAQGVLVKAEVPEEIFKLGEKITQESSLVATGKVRADSRAPGGYELSLSGLKLVQLAEDYPITPKEHGTAFLMEHRHLWLRSSRQHAILKVRDQIIWAIREFFRKNGFVLIDTPILTGSAAEGASTLFETEYFDLGKAYLAQTGQLYLEAACMSFGKVYCFGPTFRAEKSKTRRHLTEFWMVEPEVAFADYIANMDLGEDLVCYIVGSVLENCGEELKKLERDTKPLENIKRPFYRISYDEAVAKLQAAGSGITWGTDLGGEDETILTKMYDKPVYVYCYPKECKAFYMKLNPENPKTVLCADLLAPEGYGEVIGGSQRADDYDELLSRLREHSLSEEAYKWYLDLRKYGSVPHSGFGLGIERTVAWLCGLPHVRETIPFARMLYRLYP